The following coding sequences are from one Nicotiana tabacum cultivar K326 chromosome 1, ASM71507v2, whole genome shotgun sequence window:
- the LOC107762666 gene encoding uncharacterized protein LOC107762666, with the protein MGFDEMEPIFGRVNAKWSAPHKTPLKPFLFHVHGLPSDPSTLRVCATDFHSNTWDSLKSAQELEDMRDRTGIGGSWSDFVDYLIASVKSEDVKLVMDGHSKLGGAAHAKLVAQKAKGMPRIAISLSKLVDTSATEAMANISLELYKTFTNVHNLLKTEQKQCSELTNVLLEEKQEKNETGRYSKRQKLQKITEKTASNIATVCSSLESPDKQVAQPPSTKVTNRVVPAHRRARVRGVLLHDTEDETQD; encoded by the coding sequence ATGGGGTTTGATGAAATGGAACCAATTTTTGGGAGGGTAAATGCAAAGTGGTCAGCCCCTCACAAAACCCCATTGAAGCCTTTCCTCTTTCATGTTCACGGGTTGCCAAGTGATCCTTCTACTCTTCGTGTCTGTGCCACTGACTTCCATTCAAATACATGGGACTCTTTGAAGTCTGCCCAGGAGCTTGAAGATATGAGGGACAGAACTGGTATAGGAGGCTCTTGGTCTGACTTTGTAGATTACCTTATAGCTTCCGTAAAGTCTGAAGATGTGAAGCTTGTCATGGATGGACACTCAAAACTTGGAGGTGCTGCACATGCAAAATTGGTTGCTCAAAAAGCAAAGGGGATGCCAAGAATCGCTATATCACTTAGTAAACTTGTGGATACTTCAGCAACTGAGGCAATGGCAAATATTTCTCTGGAGCTCTACAAAACCTTTACAAATGTACATAATTTGCTTAAAACTGAACAAAAACAATGCTCTGAGTTGACAAATGTTTTGTTAGAAGAAAAGCAGGAAAAGAATGAAACTGGTCGGTATTCAAAAAGACAGAAATTGCAGAAGATTACTGAGAAAACAGCCTCAAATATTGCAACCGTCTGTAGCTCACTGGAGTCTCCAGATAAGCAAGTAGCACAACCTCCCTCTACAAAGGTGACTAACCGTGTGGTACCAGCGCATCGTAGGGCCAGAGTCCGAGGTGTTCTTTTGCATGATACTGAAGATGAGACACAAGATTAG